A stretch of Crossiella cryophila DNA encodes these proteins:
- a CDS encoding threonine/serine exporter family protein produces the protein MLHGPKVPDASTVHQVLDLALRIGELQLACGAGAADVTATMLAVTNAYGLPTTDVDVTFTSITACCHRGNLAAPVTTTRVVRARSLDYTRLSALEQLVRRINAGTLTADEALTGLEAVSTAPHPYPRWVATLAWAAMAASVAVLLGGGPLLAGIAAFTTALIDRVGRIVNRLALPFFFQQVIGGALATAMALGVHAMDPTSQLVRPSLVVATGIIVLLAGLSIVGTVQDAITGYNVTAAGRAMEVLLMTAGLVIGVLLVLRLAVSQGLHISVAEPPPPLLAHVPLMIVAGGLTSFCFAWASYATLKALFVAGLAGAAGTASYGVLTVLGTDLLVASAGAAILIGFVGGVISRRLRIPPLIIAVSGLTPLLPGLTTYHALFQLAVERNISAGAQSLLLAAGIALALAAGVVLGEFLAQPVRTGLGRLGRTLAGPRFSGPLRPTETPLE, from the coding sequence ATGCTGCACGGACCGAAGGTGCCGGACGCGTCCACGGTGCACCAGGTGCTCGACCTGGCGTTGCGCATCGGCGAGCTGCAACTGGCCTGCGGCGCGGGCGCGGCCGACGTGACCGCGACGATGCTGGCCGTCACCAACGCCTACGGCCTGCCCACCACTGACGTCGACGTCACCTTCACCTCGATCACCGCCTGCTGCCACCGCGGCAACCTGGCCGCCCCCGTCACCACGACCCGGGTGGTGCGGGCCCGCAGCCTGGACTACACCCGCCTGTCCGCGCTGGAACAACTGGTCCGAAGGATCAACGCGGGCACCCTCACCGCCGACGAGGCCCTCACCGGCCTGGAAGCCGTCTCCACCGCGCCCCACCCCTACCCCCGCTGGGTGGCCACCCTGGCCTGGGCCGCGATGGCGGCGTCGGTGGCGGTCCTGCTCGGCGGCGGCCCACTCCTGGCTGGCATCGCCGCCTTCACCACCGCCCTGATCGACCGGGTAGGCCGAATCGTCAACCGCCTCGCCCTCCCCTTCTTCTTCCAGCAGGTGATAGGCGGCGCCCTGGCCACCGCGATGGCCCTGGGCGTGCACGCGATGGACCCCACCAGCCAGCTGGTCCGCCCGTCCCTGGTGGTGGCCACCGGCATCATCGTGCTGCTGGCCGGCCTGTCCATCGTCGGCACCGTGCAGGACGCGATCACCGGCTACAACGTCACCGCGGCGGGCCGGGCCATGGAAGTCCTCCTGATGACCGCCGGCCTGGTGATCGGCGTCCTGCTGGTCCTCCGCCTGGCCGTCTCCCAGGGCCTGCACATCTCCGTGGCCGAACCCCCACCCCCACTGCTGGCCCACGTCCCCCTGATGATCGTCGCCGGCGGCCTGACCTCCTTCTGCTTCGCCTGGGCCAGCTACGCCACCCTGAAAGCCCTCTTCGTGGCGGGCCTGGCAGGCGCGGCGGGCACCGCCTCCTACGGCGTCCTCACCGTCCTGGGCACCGACCTCCTGGTCGCCTCGGCGGGAGCAGCCATCCTGATCGGCTTCGTAGGCGGCGTGATCTCCCGCCGCCTCCGCATCCCACCCCTGATCATCGCCGTCTCCGGCCTGACCCCCCTCCTCCCCGGCCTGACCACCTACCACGCCCTCTTCCAACTGGCCGTGGAACGCAACATCTCCGCAGGCGCCCAATCCCTACTCCTGGCAGCAGGCATCGCCCTGGCCCTCGCGGCCGGAGTAGTCCTAGGCGAATTCCTGGCCCAACCAGTCCGCACCGGCCTGGGCCGCCTAGGCCGCACCCTCGCCGGCCCCCGCTTCTCCGGCCCCCTCCGCCCCACCGAAACCCCCCTCGAATAA
- a CDS encoding acyl-CoA dehydrogenase family protein — MDFRETDEQRALRASVAALAAKYGHGYWVDKAKSGEKTTELWAEAGALGYLGVAVPEEYGGGGGGITDLAIVCEELAAGGCPLLLLVVSPAIAATVIAKSGTPEQKKNWLPGFADGSLKMSFAITEPDAGSNSHRIVTTARADGDGWRLTGGKYYISGVDESDATLVVARLEDARTGKLRPALFVVPTDAPGYTYQPIPMEITSPERQFTLFFDDVKLPADALVGGEDAGLGALFAGLNPERITVAAYGCGIGRYALSKAADYARTRKVWDSPIGGHQAVSHPLAKAHIEIELARLATQRAAWAYDQDDPSAAEAANIAKYASAEAAIAAVDAAVQTHGGNGMSTEYGVGTLYGAARVGRIAPVSREMILNFVAQHTLDLGKSY, encoded by the coding sequence ATGGACTTCCGGGAGACCGACGAACAGCGCGCGCTGCGGGCCTCGGTGGCCGCGCTGGCCGCCAAATACGGCCACGGCTACTGGGTGGACAAGGCGAAATCAGGGGAGAAGACCACCGAACTGTGGGCCGAGGCCGGAGCGCTCGGCTACCTCGGCGTGGCCGTGCCCGAGGAGTACGGCGGTGGCGGCGGTGGCATCACCGACCTCGCCATCGTCTGCGAGGAACTCGCCGCCGGTGGCTGCCCGCTGCTGCTCCTGGTGGTGTCACCGGCGATCGCGGCCACCGTCATCGCCAAGTCCGGCACCCCGGAGCAGAAGAAGAACTGGCTGCCCGGCTTCGCCGACGGCTCGCTGAAGATGTCCTTCGCCATCACCGAACCCGACGCCGGCTCCAACTCGCACCGGATCGTCACCACCGCCCGTGCCGACGGCGACGGCTGGCGGCTCACCGGCGGCAAGTACTACATCTCCGGCGTGGACGAGAGCGACGCGACCCTGGTGGTGGCCCGCTTGGAGGACGCGCGCACCGGCAAGTTGCGGCCCGCGTTGTTCGTGGTGCCCACCGACGCGCCCGGGTACACCTATCAGCCGATCCCGATGGAGATCACCTCGCCGGAACGGCAGTTCACCCTGTTCTTCGACGACGTCAAACTGCCCGCGGACGCGTTGGTGGGCGGGGAGGACGCCGGGCTGGGCGCGTTGTTCGCCGGACTCAACCCGGAGCGGATCACCGTGGCCGCCTACGGTTGCGGCATTGGGCGGTACGCGTTGAGCAAGGCGGCCGACTACGCGCGCACCCGCAAGGTGTGGGACTCGCCGATCGGCGGACACCAGGCCGTCTCGCACCCGCTTGCCAAGGCGCACATCGAGATCGAGCTGGCCCGGCTGGCCACCCAGCGGGCAGCCTGGGCCTACGACCAGGACGACCCGAGCGCCGCCGAGGCCGCCAACATCGCCAAGTACGCCTCCGCCGAAGCCGCCATCGCCGCGGTGGACGCGGCCGTGCAAACCCATGGTGGCAACGGGATGTCCACCGAATACGGGGTCGGCACGCTGTACGGGGCGGCCAGGGTCGGGCGGATCGCGCCGGTCAGCCGGGAGATGATCCTCAACTTCGTCGCCCAGCACACCCTGGACCTCGGCAAGTCGTACTGA
- a CDS encoding DUF389 domain-containing protein, whose product MLHLRVVNQPEHTQAVLRLLEDCPGATHLVLLPGAGVRPAGDVVEADVAREALDDLLTELCALGIDHHGAITLESIDTALSDAADQAEIAAPGEGADAVVWEELLARTGEESRLNFTYLGFLTIACLLAAIGVITDSVITIVGAMVVGPEFGPLAALSVGLVLRRWDLVRRALAALLLGFQCAMVITAGLVALGYAAGLFDESIMHVNHQSDFVYQVGPFSLIVALLAGAAGMLSLTSAKSAALVGVFISVTTVPAAGYAALALVLGEPGRAGQSALQLLVNLAGIVLAATIVLLLRNRRNKYQDNGRPLADG is encoded by the coding sequence CTGCTGCACCTGCGCGTCGTCAACCAGCCGGAGCACACCCAAGCGGTGCTCCGGCTGCTTGAGGACTGCCCGGGAGCCACCCACCTGGTGCTGCTCCCGGGCGCGGGCGTGCGACCGGCGGGCGATGTCGTCGAGGCCGACGTGGCCAGGGAAGCCCTCGACGACCTGCTCACCGAACTCTGCGCGCTCGGCATCGACCACCACGGCGCGATCACCCTGGAGAGCATCGACACCGCGCTGTCCGACGCCGCCGACCAGGCCGAGATCGCCGCACCCGGCGAAGGCGCGGACGCGGTGGTGTGGGAGGAACTCCTGGCCCGCACCGGCGAGGAATCCCGGCTCAACTTCACCTACCTGGGCTTCCTCACCATCGCCTGCCTGCTCGCCGCCATCGGCGTGATCACCGACTCGGTGATCACCATCGTCGGCGCAATGGTCGTCGGCCCCGAGTTCGGCCCACTGGCCGCGCTCTCCGTCGGCCTGGTCCTGCGCCGCTGGGACCTGGTCCGCCGCGCCCTGGCCGCGCTGCTGCTCGGCTTCCAGTGCGCCATGGTCATCACCGCCGGACTGGTCGCCCTCGGTTACGCCGCCGGGCTCTTCGATGAATCGATCATGCACGTCAACCACCAGAGCGACTTCGTCTACCAGGTGGGCCCGTTCTCCCTGATCGTCGCCCTGCTCGCCGGGGCGGCCGGAATGCTCTCCCTCACCTCCGCGAAATCCGCCGCGTTGGTAGGGGTTTTCATTTCGGTCACCACCGTGCCCGCCGCCGGGTACGCCGCGCTGGCGCTGGTGCTCGGCGAACCGGGACGGGCCGGACAGTCCGCGCTGCAACTGCTGGTCAACCTGGCCGGGATCGTCCTGGCCGCCACGATCGTGCTGCTGCTGCGCAACCGCCGGAACAAATACCAGGACAACGGCAGACCGCTCGCCGACGGCTGA
- a CDS encoding phosphotransferase family protein, with protein sequence MSVEISTGPLDVHNEVAAEVAETVAAAQAVLRRRFGASVRLSDAEDLGGSDRSVVLRVRVVETPFAMPRTLVIKRYRTPLLPGQTADPFAHEAASSQLFTALSVGERVSPELIAHGPAERLLVLEDLGRAPTLADKLLGDDARAAERALLAWARALGRVHANTAGREADFDALMRRLGQRSWTDPIAPEARTALTELPALLAEAIGVQTPDTVAEAARNTSWLLGGTRYRAFSPSDVCPDNNLVTNRGVRFLDFEWGCMRDVALDVAYLRVPFPSCWCSFALPQGMTEAMLAAWRSEASTVWPDLDDDAVLLPRLLDAQVLWVWLSTWWLLPRTTETDRPIDANQTSPRRSAALADRWRRLRTDAIACGKHEMAEHAEAVANAIVRRFGPDAEQLPLYPAFR encoded by the coding sequence ATGAGCGTGGAAATCTCCACCGGCCCGCTGGACGTCCACAACGAGGTGGCAGCGGAGGTGGCCGAGACGGTCGCCGCTGCGCAGGCTGTGCTGCGCCGCCGCTTCGGCGCGAGCGTCCGGCTGAGTGATGCCGAGGATCTGGGCGGTAGCGACCGGTCGGTCGTACTCCGCGTGCGCGTGGTCGAGACACCCTTCGCCATGCCACGCACGCTGGTGATCAAGCGATACCGCACCCCGCTGCTGCCAGGGCAGACCGCGGACCCCTTCGCGCACGAGGCGGCCAGCAGCCAGCTGTTCACCGCGCTGTCGGTGGGCGAGCGGGTCAGCCCCGAACTCATCGCGCACGGACCGGCCGAACGGCTGCTCGTGCTCGAGGACCTCGGCCGCGCCCCCACCCTGGCCGACAAACTCCTCGGCGATGACGCCCGCGCCGCCGAACGCGCGCTGCTGGCCTGGGCCAGGGCCCTTGGCCGGGTGCACGCCAACACCGCCGGTCGCGAGGCCGACTTCGACGCGCTGATGCGCAGACTCGGCCAGCGCAGCTGGACCGACCCCATCGCGCCCGAGGCCCGCACCGCCCTCACCGAACTGCCCGCGCTGCTGGCCGAGGCCATCGGCGTGCAGACCCCGGACACGGTCGCCGAGGCCGCCCGCAACACCTCCTGGCTGCTCGGCGGCACCCGCTACCGCGCCTTCAGCCCCTCCGACGTGTGCCCGGACAACAACCTGGTCACCAACCGGGGCGTGCGCTTCCTCGACTTCGAGTGGGGCTGCATGCGCGATGTCGCCCTGGACGTGGCCTACCTGCGGGTGCCGTTCCCGTCCTGCTGGTGCTCCTTCGCCCTGCCCCAGGGCATGACCGAGGCCATGCTCGCCGCCTGGCGCTCCGAGGCCAGCACCGTCTGGCCCGACCTGGACGACGACGCCGTGCTGCTGCCAAGGCTGCTCGACGCCCAGGTGCTGTGGGTGTGGCTGTCCACCTGGTGGCTGCTGCCGCGCACCACCGAGACCGACCGGCCCATCGACGCCAACCAGACCTCCCCGCGCCGCAGCGCCGCCCTCGCCGACCGCTGGCGCAGGCTGCGCACCGACGCGATCGCCTGCGGCAAGCACGAGATGGCCGAGCACGCCGAGGCGGTGGCCAACGCCATCGTGCGCCGGTTCGGACCCGACGCCGAGCAGCTTCCGCTCTACCCCGCCTTCCGCTGA
- a CDS encoding zinc-binding dehydrogenase, which translates to MRAARFDLESGKFGLHEIEVPAPGPGQVLVKVAAAGVCLSDVHIIDGSLSGFRTLNGQTVITLGHEVSGTIAEVGADVPDIWQPGARVVLAAGDRCGTCPNCLFHTGFCLLPPARGVSYDGGWADYVVTSHRSVVPLPENVPFEQGSIIPDAVSTPYAALLHKGELKVGQAVGLWGIGGLGVHAVRIARLAGAAPIIAFDPLPVARERALAAGADHAFDPAEPDLTAKVRAVTGGMGLDLAVDLVGHPAARAAADDLLAPHGKLVLVGMTYAPLHLEQAARFNAAQHQVRGAWGSEPQDLHTLVRLVSTGRLDLSGSVTEVLPLDEAPEAVHRLANKIGNPIRIVLKP; encoded by the coding sequence ATGCGCGCGGCGAGGTTCGACCTGGAATCCGGGAAGTTCGGGCTGCACGAGATCGAGGTGCCTGCGCCGGGACCGGGTCAGGTGCTGGTGAAGGTGGCCGCGGCCGGGGTGTGCCTGTCGGATGTGCACATCATCGACGGCAGCCTGTCCGGGTTCCGCACGCTGAACGGGCAGACGGTGATCACCCTGGGCCACGAGGTGTCGGGCACCATCGCCGAGGTGGGTGCGGACGTGCCGGACATCTGGCAGCCCGGCGCCCGGGTGGTCCTTGCCGCGGGCGATCGTTGCGGCACCTGCCCGAACTGCCTGTTCCACACCGGTTTCTGCCTGCTGCCGCCGGCGCGCGGGGTCAGTTACGACGGTGGCTGGGCGGACTACGTGGTGACCAGTCACCGTTCGGTGGTGCCGCTGCCGGAGAACGTGCCCTTCGAGCAGGGGTCGATCATCCCGGACGCGGTGTCCACCCCGTACGCGGCGCTGCTGCACAAGGGTGAGCTGAAGGTGGGCCAGGCGGTCGGCCTGTGGGGCATCGGCGGTCTGGGCGTGCACGCGGTGCGGATCGCCCGGCTGGCAGGCGCGGCCCCGATCATCGCCTTCGACCCGCTGCCGGTGGCCCGCGAACGCGCCCTGGCAGCCGGTGCCGACCACGCCTTCGACCCGGCCGAGCCGGACCTGACGGCCAAGGTCCGCGCGGTCACCGGGGGCATGGGCCTGGACCTGGCGGTCGATCTGGTCGGCCACCCGGCCGCCCGCGCCGCCGCGGACGATCTGCTGGCCCCGCACGGCAAACTGGTCCTGGTCGGGATGACCTACGCGCCACTGCACCTGGAGCAGGCGGCCCGGTTCAACGCCGCCCAGCACCAGGTCCGCGGCGCCTGGGGTTCGGAGCCGCAGGACCTGCACACCCTGGTCCGCCTGGTCTCCACCGGCCGCCTGGACCTGTCCGGCTCGGTCACCGAGGTGCTCCCACTGGACGAGGCCCCCGAGGCCGTGCACCGCCTGGCGAACAAGATCGGCAACCCGATCCGCATCGTCCTCAAGCCCTAG
- the aspS gene encoding aspartate--tRNA ligase: protein MLRTHEAGALRAEHAGQTVTLTGWVARRRDHGGVIFIDLRDASGVAQVVFREGEMAERAHRLRAEFCVKIVGEVSQRPAGNENPDLPTGAIEVLATGLEVLNESAPLPFPLDDHLEVGEETRLKHRYLDLRRSGPAKAMRMRSEVNRVARDVLHRNNFVEIETPTLTRSTPEGARDFVVPARLQPGSWYALPQSPQLFKQLLMVGGLERYYQIARCYRDEDFRADRQPEFTQLDIEMSFVEQDDVIALGEQIIAAIWRETLGVELSLPIPRIAYAEAMARYGSDKPDLRFELELVEMTEYFANTPFRVFKAPYVGAVVMPGGASQPRKQLDAWQDWAKQRGAKGLAYVLVQEDGTLGGPVAKNLSEEERAGLAAAVGAKPGDCVFFAADSAKGGRALLGAARVEIANRLGLIKDGDWKFAWVVDFPLFEATSESDAENVAVGSGSWTALHHAFTSPTPDSIEDFEKDPGSALAYAYDMVCNGFEIGGGSIRIHRADVQQRVFGVMGLSEEEAQEKFGFLLDAFKFGAPPHGGIAYGWDRICMLLTGADSLRDVIAFPKSGGGYDPLTAAPAPITAQQRKEAGVDFKPAPKPDNAAKDPATA, encoded by the coding sequence GTGTTGCGCACGCACGAGGCCGGAGCACTCCGCGCCGAGCATGCAGGCCAGACCGTCACCCTCACCGGCTGGGTGGCGCGGCGTCGCGATCACGGCGGAGTGATCTTCATCGATCTCCGGGACGCCTCCGGTGTCGCCCAGGTCGTCTTCCGCGAGGGCGAGATGGCCGAGCGGGCGCACCGGCTGCGCGCCGAGTTCTGCGTCAAGATCGTCGGCGAGGTCTCCCAGCGGCCCGCGGGCAACGAGAACCCCGACCTGCCCACCGGCGCCATCGAGGTCCTCGCCACCGGCCTCGAGGTGCTCAACGAGTCCGCGCCGCTGCCCTTCCCCCTGGACGACCACCTCGAGGTCGGCGAGGAGACCCGGCTCAAGCACCGCTACCTCGACCTGCGCCGCAGCGGCCCGGCCAAGGCCATGCGGATGCGCAGCGAGGTCAACCGGGTCGCCCGCGATGTGCTGCACCGCAACAACTTCGTCGAGATCGAGACCCCGACGCTGACCCGCTCCACCCCCGAGGGCGCCCGCGACTTCGTGGTGCCCGCCCGGCTGCAGCCCGGCTCCTGGTACGCGCTGCCGCAGTCCCCGCAGCTGTTCAAGCAGCTGCTCATGGTCGGCGGCCTGGAGCGCTACTACCAGATCGCCCGCTGCTACCGGGACGAGGACTTCCGCGCCGACCGGCAGCCCGAGTTCACCCAGCTCGACATCGAGATGAGCTTCGTCGAACAGGACGACGTGATCGCCCTCGGCGAGCAGATCATCGCCGCCATCTGGCGCGAGACCCTCGGCGTCGAACTGAGCCTGCCCATCCCGCGGATCGCCTACGCCGAGGCGATGGCCCGCTACGGCAGCGACAAGCCCGACCTGCGCTTCGAACTCGAACTCGTCGAGATGACCGAGTACTTCGCCAACACGCCCTTCCGGGTGTTCAAGGCGCCCTACGTCGGCGCGGTCGTCATGCCCGGCGGCGCGAGCCAGCCGCGCAAGCAGCTCGACGCCTGGCAGGACTGGGCCAAGCAGCGCGGCGCCAAGGGCCTGGCCTACGTGCTCGTCCAGGAGGACGGCACCCTCGGCGGCCCGGTCGCCAAGAACCTCAGCGAAGAGGAGCGGGCCGGACTCGCTGCCGCGGTCGGCGCCAAGCCGGGTGACTGCGTGTTCTTCGCCGCCGACAGCGCCAAGGGCGGCCGCGCGCTGCTCGGCGCGGCCCGGGTGGAGATCGCCAACCGGCTCGGCCTGATCAAGGACGGCGACTGGAAGTTCGCCTGGGTGGTCGACTTCCCGCTGTTCGAGGCCACCAGCGAATCCGACGCGGAGAACGTCGCCGTCGGCTCCGGCAGCTGGACCGCCCTGCACCACGCCTTCACCTCGCCCACCCCGGACTCCATCGAGGACTTCGAGAAGGACCCCGGCTCCGCGCTGGCCTACGCCTACGACATGGTCTGCAACGGCTTCGAGATCGGCGGCGGGTCGATCCGTATCCACCGCGCCGACGTGCAGCAGCGCGTCTTCGGCGTGATGGGCCTGTCCGAAGAGGAAGCCCAGGAGAAGTTCGGCTTCCTGCTCGACGCGTTCAAGTTCGGCGCGCCCCCGCACGGCGGCATCGCCTACGGCTGGGACCGCATCTGCATGCTGCTCACCGGCGCCGACTCGCTGCGCGACGTCATCGCCTTCCCCAAGAGCGGCGGCGGCTACGACCCGCTCACCGCGGCGCCCGCGCCCATCACCGCCCAGCAGCGCAAGGAAGCCGGCGTGGACTTCAAGCCCGCGCCCAAGCCCGACAACGCCGCCAAGGACCCCGCCACCGCGTGA
- a CDS encoding AMP-binding protein produces MIHRSPFPDVDIPDLPVHTYVLAGARDRGDHPAVIDGSRPDGPRLSYAQLDASVGRLAAGLHEAGLRKGEVLALFSPNTIVYPVVFYATTTLGAIVSTVNALYTVDELTSQLRDSGARFLVTISLFLDRAVPAAQAAGIEHVIVCDTAEGFRSIQDLMATDGPVPEVEINPAEDVAVMPYSSGTTGKAKGVMLTHRNIVANMAQSSGMQPTGPDDRVLAILPMFHIYGITVLLNHALHYGTTVVVLPRFELELFLTALAEHKVTKVPVAPPIVVALAKHPVVDKFDLSALRAVLCAAAPLDADTGHLCAERLGVRVVQGYGMTELSPVSHVVPDSDANPPDGTVGKLIPNTECRIIDPATGEDAEAGAAGEFWIRGPQVMKGYFARGADTASMIDGDGWLHTGDIGRVDGEGNFFIVDRLKELIKYKGYQVPPAELEAVLLSDPRIADAAVIGVVDAEGEEVPKAFVVRAAGAESLGEGDVVEFVAGRVAPYKKVRVVEFIDAVPRALSGKILRRELRQR; encoded by the coding sequence ATGATCCACCGCAGCCCGTTCCCCGACGTCGACATCCCCGACCTGCCGGTGCACACCTACGTGCTGGCCGGGGCACGGGACCGCGGTGATCACCCGGCGGTGATCGACGGCAGCAGGCCGGACGGGCCGCGGCTGAGCTACGCCCAGCTCGACGCCTCGGTCGGCAGGCTCGCCGCCGGGCTGCACGAAGCCGGGTTACGCAAGGGCGAGGTGCTGGCGTTGTTCAGCCCCAACACCATCGTCTACCCGGTGGTCTTCTACGCCACCACCACCCTGGGCGCGATCGTCAGCACGGTCAACGCGTTGTACACGGTGGACGAACTGACCAGCCAGCTCCGCGACTCCGGCGCGAGGTTCCTGGTCACCATCTCGCTGTTCCTGGACCGCGCGGTGCCCGCGGCCCAGGCGGCGGGGATCGAGCACGTGATCGTGTGCGATACGGCGGAGGGCTTTCGGTCGATCCAGGACCTGATGGCCACTGACGGGCCGGTGCCGGAGGTGGAGATCAACCCGGCCGAGGATGTGGCGGTGATGCCGTATTCCAGTGGTACGACTGGGAAAGCCAAGGGTGTGATGCTGACGCATCGGAACATCGTGGCGAATATGGCTCAGTCCAGCGGGATGCAGCCGACCGGGCCGGATGATCGGGTGCTGGCGATCCTGCCGATGTTCCACATCTATGGGATCACCGTGTTGCTCAACCACGCGTTGCACTACGGGACGACGGTGGTGGTGCTGCCGCGGTTCGAGCTGGAGTTGTTCCTGACCGCGTTGGCCGAGCACAAGGTGACCAAGGTGCCGGTGGCGCCGCCGATCGTGGTGGCGTTGGCGAAACATCCGGTGGTGGACAAGTTCGACCTGTCGGCGTTGCGGGCGGTGTTGTGCGCGGCGGCGCCGTTGGACGCGGACACGGGGCATCTGTGCGCGGAACGGTTGGGTGTGCGGGTGGTGCAGGGGTATGGGATGACCGAGCTTTCGCCGGTGTCGCATGTGGTTCCGGACTCGGATGCGAATCCGCCGGATGGGACGGTGGGCAAGCTCATCCCGAACACCGAGTGCCGGATCATCGACCCGGCTACCGGGGAGGACGCCGAGGCTGGGGCGGCCGGGGAGTTCTGGATTCGGGGGCCGCAGGTGATGAAGGGGTATTTCGCCAGGGGGGCGGATACGGCTTCGATGATCGACGGGGACGGGTGGCTGCACACCGGGGATATCGGGCGGGTTGATGGGGAGGGGAACTTCTTCATCGTGGATCGGCTCAAGGAACTGATCAAGTACAAGGGGTATCAGGTGCCGCCTGCCGAGTTGGAGGCGGTGTTGCTGTCGGATCCGCGGATCGCGGATGCGGCGGTGATCGGGGTTGTGGATGCCGAGGGGGAGGAGGTGCCCAAGGCGTTCGTGGTGCGGGCGGCGGGGGCGGAGTCGTTGGGGGAGGGGGATGTTGTGGAGTTCGTGGCTGGGCGGGTCGCGCCTTATAAGAAGGTTCGGGTGGTGGAGTTCATTGACGCTGTGCCTCGGGCGTTGTCGGGGAAGATTTTGCGCCGGGAGCTGCGGCAGCGCTGA